The sequence below is a genomic window from Sorangiineae bacterium MSr12523.
CGGCCTGTCGGTAGGGACGATCTACGCCCTCATCGCACTCGGCTATACGATGGTCTACGGTGTCCTCAAGCTCATTAACTTCGCCCATGGTGACGTGTACATGGTGGGCGCCTTTGCCGGCTTGTACATCGCGCGCGGCCTCGGGGTCGATCAGGAGCCATCGCTCGCCAAAGCGGGGGTGGTCTTCGTCGGTGCGATTGTGATCTGTGCCGCGTTGGGTGTGGCCATCGAGCGTTTCGCGTACCGCCCGCTGCGGCAGCGTGCGCGCCTCACCGCCCTCATCACCGCCATCGGCGTGTCCTTCCTGCTGGAGTACGGCTTTCAGCTTCCGCCGGTCATCGACGGCGAGGTCCCCTTCCCGCCCGGCCCCACGCCGCGCTTCTTCCCGGAGCCGTTCGCGCGTGTCGATTTCGAGCCGCTCGGGGTGCACATCAGCAATTACGACATCGTGTCGCTGATCGTGGCCGTCGGCTTCATGTTCGCCCTGCAGTACATCGTGTACCGGACGAAGTTCGGCACGGCGATGCGGGCGGTGTCCTTCGATGCCAGCGTGGCAGGCCTCATGGGCATCAACGTCAATCGCGTCATCGTTTGGACCTTCGCGCTGGGCAGCGGCCTGGCGGCGGCGGCGGCCATCCTGGTGGCGGGTTCGCGCCCCAGCATCAACCCGCTCCTCGGACTCTTGCCCGGCATCAAGGCGTTCGTCGCCGCGGTGTTCGGAGGCATTGGTAACGTGCAAGGCGCCATGGTCGGCGGCTTGATCCTCGGTCTCTCCGAGGAGTACGTGGCGGGCTACCTGCTCTCCTCGTACCGCGACGGCATCGCGTTCGCGCTGCTCATCATCGTTCTTCTTTGGCGACCGGAAGGTCTTTTCGGGCGCGTGCGCGCGGAGAAGGTGTAGCGGTGGACCTACCGAAGATTCTCCTCCGTTCGGCACTTCCTCTTCTCATCGGCATTCCGCTCCTCTGGATCTTCCAGGGCGCCGTGGCCGGTCCCGGCGGGAGCGAGACCGCGATGGCGGTCATCCTGATGATGGCAGGCATCAACGTCATCCTCGCCGTCTCGTTGAACGTCGTGAACGGCTTCACCGGCCAGTTCTCCATCGGCCACGCCGGCTTCATGGCCGTCGGCGCGTACACCGCGGCGAAGATCACCGTGGCCACGAACTCGCTGGAAATCGTGGGGATCCCCACGGCCGTCTCGGACCAGCTCATCTTCTTGTTCGCGATGGTGGCGGGCATGGCCATGGCGGCCCTCATGGGTCTCCTGGTGGGCATGCCGTCGCTGCGATTGCGCGGTGACTACCTGGCCATCGTGACCTTGGGCTTCAACGAGATCATCCGCGTGCTCATCGAGAACACGGAGTTTCTCGGGCAGGCCACGGGCATCTCGGGCCTTCCGAAGCGCACCAACATTCTTTGGGTTGGCATTGCGGTCATCGTGACCATCGCGATGGCGCGGCGCCTGCTCGGTTCGACGCACGGCCGCGCGCTGCTCGCCATTCGCGAGGACGAAGTGGCCGCTGAGGCCATGGGCGTCGACACCACGGGCTACAAGGTTCGCGCCTTCGTGATCTCGTCGGCCTTCGCCGGTCTGGCGGGCGCGCTGCTGGTGCACCAGATCCAGCTCTGCACGCCCCGCAGCTTCACCTTCATCAAGTCGATCGAGGTCGTCGTGATGGTGGTGCTCGGCGGCATGGGCTCGGTCACCGGATCCGTCGTGGCGGCGCTCGTTCTGAGCTTCGCACTGGAAGGCCTGCGCGATGTGCAGCAGTATCGCATGGTCATGTATTCGGTCCTTCTCATCGCCTTGATGCTCACGCGCCCCACCGGCATCTTTGGGACGCGCGAAATCTGGGACTTGATTCCGAAGCTCCGCAAGAAGGTGAGTTCATGAGCGTCGCGGTCAACGCCTCTTCCACTTCTCACGTCAGCGGCGACGAGTCCACGAAGCGCGGCTGGGGAGACACCTGTCTCGAGGCCAAGAACGTCACGATGCAGTTCGGCGGCCTCAAGGCGCTGTCCGAGTTCAATCTGTCGTTGGAGCCGGGCGAGTTGGTCGGTCTCATCGGGCCGAACGGCGCGGGCAAGACCACGGCCTTCAACGCCATCACCGGCGTGTACACGCCCACGTCGGGCGACGTGAAGATCTGCGGCACGCGCGTGAACGGGCTGCGGCCGCACCAGATCAGCGGGCGTGGTATCGCGCGCACGTTCCAGAACATCCGCCTCTTCAAAGAGCTCACGGCGCTCGACAACGTGAAGGTCGCCTGCCACCACGGGCGAAAGGCGGGCTTCGTCGCGGCGTTCTTCCAGTCCAAGGGGTTTTTGGACGACGAGGCGCGCATCACCAAGCGCTCCCTGGAATTCTTGGAGGTCATGGGCCTCGAGCGCTTCCGCGACGAGCGTGCGAAGAACCTGCCCTACGGCGAACAGCGCCGCCTCGAGATTGCGCGCGCACTGGCCACGGGACCGAAGGTCCTATGCCTGGACGAGCCGGCAGCCGGTATGAATGGCGCCGAAAAAGTCGCGCTGATGGAGCTGATTCGCAAGCTGCGCGACGAGTTCAAGCTGGCCATCCTGGTGATCGAGCACGACATGAAGCTCGTCATGGGCATCTCCGAGCGCCTGGTGGTGCTCGACCATGGCGTGACCATCGCGCGGGGCAAGCCGGAGTTGGTGCGCAAGAATCCGAAGGTCATCGAGGCGTACTTGGGCGACTCGTACCTTGAGGAGCAGCACATTGCGATTCCGGCCCACTCGAGCGAGTCGCTGATGCCGGGCGAGCCCCCGTCGGCCGAATCCGTGAACGAGGTGCAGCCGTGACCGCGACGAATTCCGAACCGTACCGTAACGACAAGGCGGCCGGCACTTCCACGTCCAAGTCGATCCTCAGCGTCAAAGACCTGAAGGTGAATTACGGCGCCATCGAGGCCTTGCGGGGAATCTCCCTGGAGGTCCCCGAAGGCCAAGTGGTTGCCCTCATCGGCAGCAACGGCGCCGGCAAGACGACGACGTTGCGCGCGGTCTCGCGCATGCTCCGCCCCGCGGCGGGCACGGTGAAGTTCCGCGGCGAGGAGATCACGCGCATCCAGGCCCACGAGGTGGTGGCGCGCGGAATGGCGCACGCCCCCGAGGGCCGCGGCATCTTCCTGAACCTGACGGTGCGCGAGAACTTGGACCTGGGCGCCTTCCTGCGCAACGACACCGCCGAGATTCAGAAGGACATGGACAAGATGTTCTCCTTGTTCCCCATTCTGAAAGAGCGCGAGAAACAGGTCTCGGGCACGCTCTCCGGCGGCGAGCAACAGATGCTCGCGGTGGCCCGTGCGCTGATGTCCCGCCCCAAGCTTTTGCTCTTGGACGAGCCGTCATTGGGTCTTGCGCCGCAGGTCGTGGACAAGATTTTCACGGTCTTGCGTGAGGTGTCGCAAGCCGGCGTGGCGCTTCTCCTGGTCGAGCAGAACGCCCACAAGGCACTGCAACTCGCCTCGCGTGCGTACGTGCTCGAGACGGGCGAAATCGTCATGTCGGGCACGGGCCAAGAGCTCCTGAAATCACCCGAAGTGCGCAAAGCCTATCTCGGCGAGTAGGCGCTACCTGATTGGATTGAACATGAAGGCGGGGAAGGCGGGAAGGTTTTTTGGTTTTGCTCACGGTCGTCCAAGTTGGACGACCGTTGCCAAAACAACAAAACCTTCCCGCCTTCATGTAAATTCTCTCTAGCCGTTACAATGCCGGGGGCGTGTCGCCCCAGCAGGCGATTTGCCCGGAGACCAGCATGCCGCAGGCGTGGTTCCCGCCCGTCGAGACTTGCTGGTAGATACCTGGCGGGGGCGAGGTGCGGCCGTTCTTGTCGTATCCCCAGCACGTCACCGAGCCGTTCTCGCGCCGTGCGCATGAGAAGTTCCCGCGGTTGGACACTTCTTTGAAGCCCGCGGCTTTGGGCGCGTCGAGCTGGTGCCATTGGTTGTCGCCCCAGCACTCGACGGAGCCGTCCAGGTGAAGCCCGCAGGTGTGGTTCCACCCTGCGGCGACGCTTGCAAAGAGGGCGTCGGAGTGTCCGCTCACCTTCTTGTACATGTTGTTGCCCGCGCA
It includes:
- a CDS encoding branched-chain amino acid ABC transporter permease, whose protein sequence is MTEFLQHLVNGLSVGTIYALIALGYTMVYGVLKLINFAHGDVYMVGAFAGLYIARGLGVDQEPSLAKAGVVFVGAIVICAALGVAIERFAYRPLRQRARLTALITAIGVSFLLEYGFQLPPVIDGEVPFPPGPTPRFFPEPFARVDFEPLGVHISNYDIVSLIVAVGFMFALQYIVYRTKFGTAMRAVSFDASVAGLMGINVNRVIVWTFALGSGLAAAAAILVAGSRPSINPLLGLLPGIKAFVAAVFGGIGNVQGAMVGGLILGLSEEYVAGYLLSSYRDGIAFALLIIVLLWRPEGLFGRVRAEKV
- a CDS encoding branched-chain amino acid ABC transporter permease, whose protein sequence is MDLPKILLRSALPLLIGIPLLWIFQGAVAGPGGSETAMAVILMMAGINVILAVSLNVVNGFTGQFSIGHAGFMAVGAYTAAKITVATNSLEIVGIPTAVSDQLIFLFAMVAGMAMAALMGLLVGMPSLRLRGDYLAIVTLGFNEIIRVLIENTEFLGQATGISGLPKRTNILWVGIAVIVTIAMARRLLGSTHGRALLAIREDEVAAEAMGVDTTGYKVRAFVISSAFAGLAGALLVHQIQLCTPRSFTFIKSIEVVVMVVLGGMGSVTGSVVAALVLSFALEGLRDVQQYRMVMYSVLLIALMLTRPTGIFGTREIWDLIPKLRKKVSS
- a CDS encoding ABC transporter ATP-binding protein, which codes for MQFGGLKALSEFNLSLEPGELVGLIGPNGAGKTTAFNAITGVYTPTSGDVKICGTRVNGLRPHQISGRGIARTFQNIRLFKELTALDNVKVACHHGRKAGFVAAFFQSKGFLDDEARITKRSLEFLEVMGLERFRDERAKNLPYGEQRRLEIARALATGPKVLCLDEPAAGMNGAEKVALMELIRKLRDEFKLAILVIEHDMKLVMGISERLVVLDHGVTIARGKPELVRKNPKVIEAYLGDSYLEEQHIAIPAHSSESLMPGEPPSAESVNEVQP
- a CDS encoding ABC transporter ATP-binding protein → MLSVKDLKVNYGAIEALRGISLEVPEGQVVALIGSNGAGKTTTLRAVSRMLRPAAGTVKFRGEEITRIQAHEVVARGMAHAPEGRGIFLNLTVRENLDLGAFLRNDTAEIQKDMDKMFSLFPILKEREKQVSGTLSGGEQQMLAVARALMSRPKLLLLDEPSLGLAPQVVDKIFTVLREVSQAGVALLLVEQNAHKALQLASRAYVLETGEIVMSGTGQELLKSPEVRKAYLGE